The following is a genomic window from bacterium.
AGGCGCAAGACTCGTCGATGGGCTTGGGATCTTGGGCATATTCCGAACGCTTGATGTACAGACGGCCTCGGGGCGTGAAGAGCAAGCCATGGCGGGCTGAGCGGGTCGGCACCACGCAGTCGAACATGTCGACGCCCAATCCGATGCAGGTCACCAGGTCCTGAGGCATGCCCACGCCCATCAAATAGCGCGGCCGGGCCTCGGGCAGCAGCGGCTCCAGTCCCTCGACGATCTCGTAGGCCAGCTCCATCGGCTCGCCAACCGAGAGGCCGCCGACGGCAATGCCGTCGAAGGGCCGGAGACCGGCGCTTCTGCTCCCCGCCTCCAGCTCGAGCAGCCGCTCGGCGCATTCCTTCCTCAAACCGGGATAGATTCCGCCCTGGACGATGGCGAAGAGCGAGCTGTCCTCGCGACGCCGGGCTTGGCGGCAACGTTGGGCCCAGTCGACCGTGAGCTGGAGCGATTGGGCGACGACTTTTTCCTCCGAGGGATAGGGCAGGCATTCGTCCAAGACCATCATGATGTCGCTGCCCAGAGCCTC
Proteins encoded in this region:
- the tgt gene encoding tRNA guanosine(34) transglycosylase Tgt, whose amino-acid sequence is NTYHLYWRPGHRTIEALGGLHRFMNWPGPILTDSGGYQVLSLAQMCKLKPEGVNFQSHIDGSSHLLSPELAIEIQEALGSDIMMVLDECLPYPSEEKVVAQSLQLTVDWAQRCRQARRREDSSLFAIVQGGIYPGLRKECAERLLELEAGSRSAGLRPFDGIAVGGLSVGEPMELAYEIVEGLEPLLPEARPRYLMGVGMPQDLVTCIGLGVDMFDCVVPTRSARHGLLFTPRGRLYIKRSEYAQDPKPIDESCACYTCRNYSRAYLRHLSFAKEVLSAVLNTIHNLHYFLNLLTQARLAIRAGKYADFQREFFKLFQTGDDRVDEP